A DNA window from Bradyrhizobium barranii subsp. barranii contains the following coding sequences:
- a CDS encoding acyl-CoA synthetase: MSETSPFLGIVSGARRRTHAEVANRADCIASGLAKIGVKQGDCVCMLMRNDIAFLEAAYAAMRLGAYGVPINWHFKPEEINYILGDTGTSVLIGHADMLHALRDAIPKGVTVLSVPTPPEILSNYKINPDHLVTPDFAVDFESWLAQHQPYDGPVVPQPMNMIYTSGTTGHPKGVRRNAPTPEQAAAGERMRAMIYGLKPGARAILPGPLYHSAPNSFGIRAGKLDGALVLMPRFEAEEFLDLIERYKIDTIFMVPTMFIRLMKLPEVVRKKYDVSSLRHIIHAAAPCPADVKRAMIEWWGPVIYEFYGSTESSAVTFATSEDALKKPGTVGRISPGAELRFIGDDGRVLGVGEIGEIYSRMAQMADFTYHNKPEKRAEIDRDGFITSGDVGYIDEDGYVFICDRKRDMVISGGVNIYPAEIESVLHAVPGVHDCAVFGIPDAEFGEALMAVVEPQPGVTLDAGDIRTRLKGSLADYKVPKHIEIRTSLPREDSGKIFKRRLRDPYWEQAGRKI; the protein is encoded by the coding sequence ATGAGCGAAACGTCCCCATTCCTCGGCATCGTCTCCGGCGCCCGCCGCCGTACCCACGCCGAAGTCGCCAACCGCGCCGATTGCATCGCGAGCGGCCTCGCCAAAATCGGCGTCAAGCAAGGCGATTGCGTCTGCATGCTGATGCGCAACGATATCGCCTTCCTCGAAGCGGCCTACGCCGCGATGCGGTTAGGTGCGTATGGTGTGCCGATCAACTGGCACTTCAAGCCGGAGGAGATCAACTACATCCTCGGGGATACCGGCACGTCCGTGCTGATCGGACATGCCGACATGCTACATGCCCTGCGCGATGCGATTCCGAAAGGCGTCACCGTGCTCAGCGTGCCGACCCCGCCGGAGATCCTGTCCAACTACAAGATCAATCCAGATCATCTGGTGACGCCGGACTTCGCGGTCGATTTCGAATCCTGGCTGGCGCAACACCAGCCCTATGACGGCCCGGTCGTGCCGCAGCCCATGAACATGATCTACACGTCAGGGACAACGGGCCATCCCAAGGGCGTGCGGCGCAACGCACCGACGCCGGAACAGGCCGCGGCCGGCGAGCGCATGCGTGCGATGATCTATGGGCTCAAGCCCGGCGCCCGCGCGATCCTGCCGGGCCCGCTCTATCACTCCGCGCCGAACTCGTTCGGCATCCGCGCCGGCAAGCTCGACGGCGCGCTGGTGCTGATGCCGCGCTTCGAGGCCGAGGAGTTCCTGGACCTGATCGAACGATACAAGATCGACACCATCTTCATGGTCCCGACCATGTTCATTCGCCTGATGAAGCTGCCGGAGGTGGTCCGCAAGAAATACGATGTCTCGTCGCTGCGCCACATCATCCATGCCGCCGCGCCATGTCCGGCCGACGTCAAGCGCGCGATGATCGAATGGTGGGGGCCGGTGATCTACGAATTCTACGGCTCGACCGAATCCAGCGCCGTCACCTTCGCGACCTCCGAGGATGCACTCAAAAAGCCCGGCACCGTCGGCAGGATTTCGCCCGGCGCCGAGCTGCGCTTCATCGGCGATGACGGCCGCGTGCTGGGCGTGGGCGAGATCGGCGAGATCTATTCCCGCATGGCCCAAATGGCTGACTTCACTTACCACAACAAGCCGGAGAAGCGCGCCGAGATCGACCGCGACGGCTTCATCACCTCCGGCGACGTCGGCTATATCGACGAGGACGGCTACGTCTTCATCTGCGACCGCAAGCGCGACATGGTGATCTCAGGCGGCGTCAACATCTATCCGGCCGAGATCGAATCCGTGCTCCACGCCGTGCCCGGCGTGCATGATTGCGCCGTGTTCGGCATCCCCGATGCCGAGTTCGGCGAGGCGCTGATGGCGGTGGTCGAGCCGCAACCAGGTGTCACGCTCGATGCCGGCGATATCCGCACCCGGCTCAAGGGCTCGCTCGCCGACTACAAGGTGCCCAAGCACATCGAGATCCGCACGAGCCTGCCGCGCGAAGACTCCGGAAAAATATTCAAGCGCCGCCTGCGTGATCCCTATTGGGAGCAGGCGGGGCGGAAGATTTGA
- a CDS encoding enoyl-CoA hydratase/isomerase family protein encodes MSDAAKEVLYEVADHIAVITLNAPERMNTISGPMLNDLARLLTEANEDRNVRVVILTGKGRAFCAGLDLRKERDGNGLSAASSPTTINLRNTPPTVLQAMDKPTICAVNGGAAGYGMDTALGCDIRIMAESSKLAAAFVKRGVVPESGGTWLLPRMLGWAKASELIFTGRTLSARECLDWGLANEVVPDADLMGRTRAIAREIAANAPLAVQASKRMMRMGLNENFSDHVHHVYLQLLPLFKTQDMAEGMKAFMEKREPKFEGR; translated from the coding sequence ATGAGCGACGCTGCCAAGGAAGTGCTGTACGAAGTCGCCGACCACATCGCGGTGATCACGCTGAATGCGCCGGAGCGCATGAACACGATCTCCGGCCCGATGCTGAACGATCTGGCGCGGCTGCTGACCGAGGCCAATGAGGACCGCAACGTCCGGGTCGTGATCCTCACCGGCAAGGGGCGAGCATTCTGCGCCGGCCTCGATTTGCGCAAGGAGCGCGACGGCAATGGCCTCAGTGCCGCGTCCTCGCCGACCACGATCAATCTGCGCAACACGCCGCCGACCGTGCTTCAGGCTATGGACAAGCCGACCATCTGCGCCGTCAACGGCGGCGCCGCCGGTTACGGCATGGACACCGCGCTCGGCTGCGACATCCGCATCATGGCGGAGTCCTCGAAACTCGCCGCCGCCTTCGTCAAGCGCGGCGTCGTGCCGGAATCCGGCGGCACCTGGCTGCTGCCGCGGATGCTCGGCTGGGCCAAGGCTTCCGAGCTGATCTTCACCGGTCGGACGCTCAGCGCCCGCGAGTGTCTGGACTGGGGCCTCGCCAACGAGGTCGTGCCGGATGCCGACCTGATGGGCCGCACCCGCGCCATCGCCCGCGAAATCGCAGCCAACGCGCCGCTCGCGGTGCAGGCCTCCAAGCGCATGATGCGGATGGGCCTCAACGAGAACTTCTCCGATCACGTTCACCACGTCTACCTCCAGCTTCTGCCGCTGTTCAAGACACAGGACATGGCCGAGGGCATGAAGGCGTTCATGGAGAAGCGCGAGCCGAAATTCGAGGGACGGTAG
- a CDS encoding rhomboid family intramembrane serine protease produces MPLYRASFFEVPHAALYALMTVTVLASGFCFIQAGSPAAPAELLYRYGGMYSGAIARHEYWRLLAYGFLHVNFVHLTMNMLCLVLWGGHLERRVGPAYFLIIYLCAMVFGAVIGNGIHSTPYLTVGASGATSGILGALLCLWILGKLDVRFDFFAINIGLNIAFALGNSRIDWGVHLGGFAAGLIACALLDLIEKANPYALRCKFPEAVKVNLTLLACVAAAWAWSGQAIAAGISGWGLAIVVVVACCAVVKVVDLVLSMKKGLAIVVVALAGANAVTILLCGLALASSCSPRWPTGSVPLDNLLVIFCPNPVLISGLAAIGAAALTLWLCAREISRGIEDVGFVGTSLRAERSRRHGL; encoded by the coding sequence ATGCCCTTATACCGCGCCAGCTTCTTCGAAGTTCCTCATGCGGCCCTTTACGCGCTGATGACGGTGACCGTCCTGGCGTCGGGATTCTGCTTCATCCAGGCAGGCAGTCCGGCGGCGCCGGCAGAGTTGCTGTATCGCTATGGCGGCATGTATTCGGGCGCAATCGCGCGGCATGAGTACTGGCGCCTGCTCGCCTATGGCTTCCTGCATGTCAACTTCGTCCACCTCACCATGAACATGTTGTGCCTCGTGCTGTGGGGCGGACATCTCGAGCGGCGAGTGGGACCGGCCTATTTCCTCATCATCTATCTCTGCGCGATGGTGTTCGGCGCCGTCATCGGCAATGGCATCCATTCCACGCCCTATTTGACTGTCGGCGCGTCCGGCGCCACGTCGGGCATTTTGGGTGCGCTGCTCTGCCTGTGGATCCTCGGCAAGCTCGACGTCAGGTTCGACTTCTTCGCCATCAACATCGGATTGAACATCGCGTTTGCGCTCGGCAATTCGCGGATCGACTGGGGCGTCCATCTCGGCGGCTTTGCGGCCGGATTGATCGCCTGCGCATTGCTGGACCTCATCGAGAAGGCGAATCCTTACGCGCTTCGTTGCAAATTTCCCGAAGCCGTGAAGGTCAATCTCACTCTGTTGGCCTGTGTTGCTGCTGCGTGGGCTTGGAGCGGTCAGGCCATCGCCGCCGGGATTTCCGGATGGGGCCTGGCCATCGTTGTCGTGGTCGCATGCTGTGCGGTCGTGAAGGTGGTTGATCTCGTCCTCTCCATGAAGAAGGGTCTTGCGATCGTCGTGGTCGCCCTGGCTGGAGCGAATGCTGTCACCATCCTGCTGTGCGGTTTGGCTCTGGCATCTTCTTGCAGTCCGCGCTGGCCAACCGGGTCCGTTCCACTCGATAATCTTCTCGTCATATTCTGTCCCAATCCTGTTCTGATCTCGGGGCTGGCCGCGATCGGTGCCGCCGCGCTGACGCTGTGGCTCTGTGCAAGGGAAATTTCGCGCGGGATCGAGGATGTCGGATTTGTCGGCACATCGCTGCGTGCCGAACGCAGCCGGCGTCATGGACTATGA
- a CDS encoding YccF domain-containing protein, producing MAPVSILLNVIWILIGGAWMAFGWLVASVIMAITIIGLPWARAAFNIAVYALLPFGSRAVNRDEVTGMGDIGTGPLGVIGNIIWFVLAGWWLALGHVLTAVIFAVTIIGIPFAWAHLKLAGIALWPIGKVIVPA from the coding sequence ATGGCCCCCGTTTCCATTCTGCTCAACGTGATCTGGATTCTCATCGGCGGTGCCTGGATGGCATTCGGCTGGCTGGTGGCTTCCGTCATCATGGCCATTACCATCATCGGCCTTCCCTGGGCGCGGGCGGCGTTCAACATCGCGGTCTACGCCCTGCTGCCGTTCGGCTCGCGCGCGGTCAACCGCGACGAGGTCACCGGTATGGGCGATATCGGCACCGGCCCGCTCGGGGTGATCGGGAACATTATCTGGTTCGTGCTGGCCGGCTGGTGGCTGGCACTCGGCCACGTGCTGACAGCCGTGATCTTCGCCGTCACCATCATCGGCATTCCCTTTGCCTGGGCCCATCTGAAGCTCGCGGGGATCGCGCTCTGGCCGATCGGCAAGGTGATCGTGCCGGCCTAG
- the ppc gene encoding phosphoenolpyruvate carboxylase — protein MSLQTVPPDAIDNRANRAEDAQALEADARLRDDIRLLGRILGDTVRDQEGAELFDLVERIRQTSIRFHRDEDRLARRELEQILDTMSTSETVRIVRAFSYFSHLANIAEDQNNIRQMRARSAAQSTGSGVLAETLAHARDAGISSDVLRNFFKTALVSPVLTAHPTEVRRKSTMDREMEVASLLDRRERVALTADEAAASDEQLRREVLTLWQTNLLRRTKLTVLDEVANGLSFYDYTFLREVPRLVNVLEDRLEEAGEAAASELASFLRMGSWIGGDRDGNPFVTADVMRGTLRLQSSRVMQFYLNELHVLGSELSIAAHLADVSEELRTLAERSPDTSPHRSGEPYRLAVSGIYARLTATAEKLEVEITRRPVGKGRPYETVKELQADLDVLHRSLISNNARVIARGRLRLLRRAVDCFGFHLARLDIRQNSAVHERTIAELMDAANPGMSYLALGEDARISLLTNELRSTRSLVSPFVKYSDETMGELNVFHSAAEAHAKFGSDAIPQCIISMCKGMSDMLEVAVLLKEVGLVHPSGRSAINIVPLFETIEDLQASSAIMDRMLSLHDYRRLVDSRGSVQEVMLGYSDSNKDGGFVTSGWELYKAEIGLVDVFERHGVRLRLFHGRGGSVGRGGGPSYDAIIAQPGGAVNGQIRITEQGEIISSKYSNAEVGRNNLEILAAATLEASLLHPRQSAPRREYLTAMDELSNLAFKAYRGLVYETDGFVDYFWASTVINEIATLNIGSRPASRKKTRAIEDLRAIPWVFSWAQCRLMLPGWYGFGSAVEQWIAEHPDKGMPFLKELYREWPFFRMLLSNMDMVLAKSSIAIASRYAELVPDEALREKIFGRIRREWHSCIETLLDIMGQDRLLQGNPLLERSVRHRFPYLDPLNHVQVELLKEHRAQNPDEQVLRGIQLTINGISAGLRNTG, from the coding sequence ATGTCCCTCCAGACCGTGCCACCCGACGCCATTGACAACCGCGCGAACCGCGCTGAGGACGCCCAGGCGCTGGAGGCGGATGCGCGGCTGCGTGACGACATCCGCCTGCTTGGACGCATCCTGGGCGACACCGTGCGCGACCAGGAAGGTGCCGAGTTGTTCGACCTGGTCGAGCGCATCCGGCAGACCTCGATCCGGTTCCACCGCGACGAGGACCGGCTCGCCCGCCGCGAGCTCGAGCAGATCCTCGACACCATGTCGACCTCCGAGACGGTGCGGATCGTCCGCGCCTTCAGCTATTTCTCCCACCTCGCCAACATCGCCGAGGACCAGAACAACATTCGCCAGATGCGCGCCCGCAGTGCCGCCCAGAGCACCGGTTCCGGCGTGCTGGCGGAGACGCTGGCCCACGCCAGGGACGCCGGGATCAGCTCCGACGTGCTGCGCAATTTCTTCAAGACCGCGCTGGTCAGCCCGGTCCTGACCGCGCACCCGACCGAGGTCCGCCGCAAGAGCACCATGGACCGCGAGATGGAGGTCGCTAGCCTGCTGGACCGCCGCGAGCGCGTTGCGCTGACTGCGGACGAGGCCGCCGCCAGCGACGAACAGCTTCGCCGCGAGGTGCTGACGCTGTGGCAGACCAATCTCTTGCGCCGGACCAAGCTCACCGTGCTCGACGAGGTCGCCAACGGTCTGTCGTTCTACGACTACACCTTCCTGCGCGAGGTGCCGCGGCTGGTCAATGTGCTCGAAGACCGGCTGGAGGAGGCTGGCGAGGCGGCTGCCAGCGAGCTCGCCTCGTTCCTGCGCATGGGCAGCTGGATCGGCGGCGACCGCGACGGCAATCCCTTCGTCACCGCCGACGTGATGCGCGGGACCCTGCGGCTCCAGTCGAGCCGGGTGATGCAATTCTATCTCAACGAGCTGCATGTGCTCGGCTCGGAGCTGTCGATCGCGGCGCACCTCGCCGACGTCTCCGAGGAGCTGCGGACGCTGGCGGAACGCTCGCCCGACACCTCGCCGCACCGGAGCGGCGAGCCTTATCGTCTCGCGGTCTCCGGCATCTATGCGCGCCTGACGGCGACGGCCGAAAAGCTCGAGGTCGAGATCACGCGCCGGCCGGTCGGCAAGGGCAGGCCTTACGAGACCGTCAAGGAGTTGCAGGCCGATCTCGACGTGCTGCACCGTTCGCTGATCTCCAACAATGCCCGCGTCATCGCCCGCGGCCGGCTGCGGCTGCTGCGGCGTGCGGTGGATTGCTTCGGCTTCCATCTGGCCCGGCTCGACATCCGCCAGAACTCGGCTGTGCACGAACGTACCATCGCCGAGCTGATGGATGCCGCGAACCCCGGCATGTCCTATCTCGCGCTGGGCGAGGACGCGCGCATCTCGCTGCTCACCAATGAATTACGCAGCACGCGCTCGCTGGTCTCGCCATTCGTCAAATACAGTGACGAGACCATGGGCGAGCTCAACGTCTTCCATTCCGCCGCAGAGGCGCATGCGAAGTTCGGCTCGGACGCCATCCCCCAATGCATCATCTCGATGTGCAAGGGCATGTCCGACATGCTCGAAGTGGCCGTGCTGCTCAAGGAAGTCGGCCTCGTCCATCCCTCCGGGCGCAGCGCCATCAACATCGTGCCGCTGTTCGAGACCATTGAGGATTTGCAGGCCTCCAGCGCCATCATGGATCGCATGCTGTCGCTGCACGATTACCGCCGCCTCGTCGACAGCCGCGGCAGCGTACAGGAGGTCATGCTCGGCTATTCCGACTCGAACAAGGATGGCGGCTTCGTCACCTCGGGCTGGGAGCTTTACAAGGCTGAAATCGGCCTCGTCGACGTGTTCGAGCGCCACGGCGTGCGACTGCGCCTGTTCCACGGCCGCGGCGGCTCGGTCGGCCGCGGCGGCGGCCCGAGCTATGATGCCATCATCGCCCAGCCCGGCGGCGCGGTGAACGGGCAGATCCGCATCACCGAGCAGGGCGAGATCATCTCGTCGAAATATTCCAACGCCGAAGTCGGCCGCAACAATCTGGAGATCCTCGCGGCCGCGACGCTGGAGGCGAGCCTGCTGCATCCGCGCCAGAGCGCGCCGCGCCGCGAATATCTCACCGCGATGGACGAGCTTTCAAATCTCGCTTTCAAGGCCTATCGCGGCCTCGTCTACGAGACCGACGGTTTCGTCGATTATTTCTGGGCCTCCACCGTCATCAACGAGATCGCGACGCTGAACATCGGCAGCCGTCCGGCCTCGCGCAAGAAGACCCGCGCGATCGAGGATCTGCGCGCCATCCCCTGGGTGTTCTCCTGGGCGCAGTGCCGCCTGATGCTGCCGGGCTGGTATGGCTTTGGCAGTGCGGTCGAGCAGTGGATCGCGGAGCATCCCGACAAGGGCATGCCGTTCCTGAAGGAGCTCTACAGGGAATGGCCGTTCTTCCGCATGCTGCTCTCGAACATGGACATGGTGCTGGCGAAAAGCTCGATCGCGATCGCCTCGCGCTATGCCGAGCTCGTGCCCGACGAGGCGCTCCGCGAAAAGATCTTCGGCCGCATCCGCCGCGAATGGCATTCCTGCATCGAGACGCTGCTCGACATCATGGGGCAGGATCGGCTCCTCCAGGGCAACCCGCTGCTGGAGCGCTCGGTGCGCCACCGCTTCCCCTATCTGGATCCGCTCAACCACGTGCAGGTCGAATTGCTGAAAGAGCATCGCGCGCAGAACCCGGACGAGCAGGTGCTGCGCGGGATTCAGCTGACGATCAACGGCATTTCGGCCGGATTGCGGAATACGGGGTAG
- a CDS encoding SMP-30/gluconolactonase/LRE family protein has product MTKSLTNSAETDEPCLGRRTLLKGAAAAVAATGVTMNAALAASVTPFGQTATPTRSTAPLPLGPLPGSRYPDSRLESAKKGPPTFGPADFPAFAGTMAVERVATGFRWAEGPVYFAAGRYLLFSDIPNNRIMRFSEDDGHVSVYRQPSMNSNGNTIDREGRLITCEHSGRRVTRTELDGSITIIADKFNGKRLNSPNDAVVTADGAIWFTDPAYGIGGFYEGVKADPEQEKKNVYRVDPKTGDVKVVIDDFVEPNGITISPDEKKLYICETGFTDGPDNPSHIRVFDLDVAAGKVSNSKVFAEMPKPSITDGVRCDTEGRVWCSVGWGDPNEDGVRCYTANGQLLGKIHIPETVANLSFGGQQRNRLYICGSTSLYAVYTGVQGALKP; this is encoded by the coding sequence ATGACAAAATCACTGACCAATTCTGCCGAAACTGACGAGCCTTGCCTTGGACGCCGCACCCTCTTGAAGGGCGCGGCAGCGGCGGTAGCCGCGACGGGCGTCACCATGAACGCAGCCCTGGCCGCCTCCGTTACGCCGTTCGGCCAGACCGCTACTCCGACGAGGTCGACGGCGCCATTGCCCTTGGGACCTCTGCCCGGCAGCCGCTACCCGGACTCCCGTCTGGAATCCGCGAAGAAGGGGCCGCCAACGTTCGGGCCTGCCGACTTCCCGGCCTTCGCCGGCACCATGGCGGTCGAGCGTGTTGCAACCGGCTTCCGATGGGCCGAGGGTCCCGTGTATTTCGCGGCCGGACGATACCTGCTGTTCAGCGACATTCCCAATAACCGCATCATGCGCTTCTCGGAGGATGACGGTCACGTCAGCGTCTACCGTCAGCCCTCGATGAATTCGAACGGCAACACCATCGATCGCGAAGGACGCCTGATCACATGCGAGCATAGCGGTCGGCGCGTGACACGGACCGAACTCGACGGCTCGATCACCATCATTGCTGACAAATTCAATGGCAAACGACTGAACTCGCCGAACGATGCGGTCGTCACCGCCGATGGCGCGATCTGGTTCACCGATCCGGCCTACGGCATCGGCGGCTTCTACGAGGGCGTCAAGGCCGACCCCGAGCAGGAGAAGAAGAACGTCTACCGCGTCGACCCGAAAACCGGCGACGTCAAGGTCGTCATCGACGATTTTGTGGAGCCCAACGGGATCACCATCTCGCCCGACGAGAAGAAGCTCTACATCTGCGAGACCGGATTCACGGACGGACCGGACAACCCATCGCATATCCGCGTGTTCGACCTCGACGTGGCGGCGGGGAAGGTGTCGAACAGCAAGGTCTTCGCCGAGATGCCAAAGCCAAGCATCACCGACGGCGTCCGCTGTGACACCGAAGGACGGGTCTGGTGTTCGGTGGGCTGGGGCGATCCGAACGAAGACGGCGTGCGCTGCTATACGGCCAACGGCCAACTGCTTGGCAAAATTCACATCCCGGAAACCGTCGCCAACCTGAGCTTCGGCGGGCAGCAGCGAAACAGACTCTATATCTGTGGCTCGACATCGCTCTATGCTGTGTACACCGGTGTGCAGGGCGCACTAAAGCCGTGA
- a CDS encoding SDR family oxidoreductase, translating into MTKSLQDKVIIVTGAGRGIGREIALLCAAEGAKVVVNDPGVAADGAGSSASPAEEVVDEIKKRGGIAVPNFESVAEAVPASKIVKTATDHFGRLDGVVNNAGILRDMIFHKMSVEAFEAVIKVHLMGSFYVSHAAARIFREQESGSFVHFTSTSGLIGNFGQANYAAAKLGIIGLSKSIALDMGRFNVRSNCVSPFAWTRMIGTIPTETEAEKARVEKIKQMGPEKIAPICAYLLSDAAKDVSGQIFGARMNELFLFSQNRPLRSVHRSEGWTPQTNAEHGMPALKGSFYKLDRSADIFPWDPV; encoded by the coding sequence ATGACAAAATCACTGCAAGACAAGGTCATCATCGTCACCGGCGCGGGCCGCGGCATCGGGCGCGAGATCGCGCTGCTCTGCGCGGCGGAGGGCGCCAAGGTCGTCGTCAACGACCCCGGTGTTGCCGCCGACGGCGCCGGTTCCAGCGCTTCGCCTGCCGAGGAGGTGGTCGACGAGATCAAGAAGCGCGGCGGCATCGCGGTGCCCAATTTCGAGTCGGTGGCGGAAGCTGTCCCCGCCAGCAAGATCGTGAAGACCGCGACCGATCATTTCGGCCGGCTCGACGGCGTCGTCAACAATGCCGGCATTTTGCGCGACATGATCTTCCACAAGATGAGCGTGGAAGCGTTCGAGGCCGTCATCAAGGTTCACCTGATGGGCTCGTTCTACGTCAGCCACGCCGCGGCGCGGATCTTTCGCGAGCAGGAGAGCGGCTCCTTCGTGCACTTCACCTCGACCTCCGGCCTGATCGGCAATTTTGGCCAGGCCAACTACGCCGCGGCCAAGCTCGGCATCATCGGGCTGTCGAAGTCGATCGCGCTCGACATGGGCCGCTTCAACGTCCGCTCCAACTGCGTCTCGCCGTTCGCCTGGACCCGCATGATCGGCACCATCCCGACCGAGACTGAAGCCGAGAAGGCGCGCGTCGAGAAGATCAAGCAGATGGGACCGGAGAAGATCGCGCCGATCTGCGCCTATCTGCTCTCCGATGCCGCCAAGGACGTCTCCGGGCAGATCTTCGGCGCACGCATGAACGAGCTGTTCCTGTTCAGCCAGAACCGCCCGCTGCGCTCGGTTCATCGCAGCGAGGGCTGGACGCCGCAAACGAACGCGGAACACGGCATGCCGGCACTGAAGGGCTCGTTCTACAAGCTCGACCGTTCCGCCGACATCTTCCCCTGGGATCCCGTCTAG
- a CDS encoding thiolase C-terminal domain-containing protein — MRSNQVAVVGAAETTELGVIPNMSQLQLHADAALNAIADAGLKLSDIDGFATAVETPQQVCHYLGIRPTWVDGTSVGGCSFMLHVRHAAAAIEAGLCKTVLITHAESGKSMIGKAPRSIPADSLQGQFEAPFGVYGPPSMFPILVLRFMKTYGITHEQLASVAVVQREWAAKNPRAMMKDPITVADVLNSRMIAYPFRLLQCCLVTDGGGALILTSADRAKDFPSKPIYIMGTGESVETPMVSQMETFNSSRAFKTAGPLAFKEAGIAHKDVDHLMIYDAFAHLPLFGLGDLGFMPHEETGKFIADGNTRPGGKLPLNTNGGGLSYMHSGMYGMYALQESVRQMRGIAPAQVPNAKISVCHGVGGMFAASGTIVFTNER; from the coding sequence ATGCGCAGCAACCAGGTTGCCGTCGTCGGCGCGGCCGAGACCACCGAACTCGGTGTCATCCCCAATATGTCGCAGCTCCAGCTCCACGCGGATGCGGCGCTCAACGCCATCGCGGATGCCGGGCTGAAACTCTCCGACATCGACGGCTTTGCCACCGCGGTCGAAACGCCGCAGCAGGTCTGCCATTATCTCGGCATTAGGCCTACCTGGGTGGACGGCACCTCGGTCGGCGGCTGCTCGTTCATGCTGCACGTTCGCCATGCGGCGGCGGCGATCGAGGCAGGTCTCTGCAAGACCGTGCTGATCACGCATGCCGAGAGCGGCAAGTCGATGATCGGCAAGGCGCCGCGCTCGATCCCCGCCGACAGCCTGCAAGGGCAGTTCGAGGCGCCCTTCGGCGTCTACGGCCCGCCCAGCATGTTCCCGATCCTCGTGCTGCGCTTCATGAAGACCTACGGCATCACGCATGAGCAGCTCGCCTCGGTGGCGGTGGTGCAGCGGGAATGGGCGGCCAAAAATCCGCGCGCGATGATGAAGGACCCGATCACGGTCGCCGACGTGCTCAACTCGCGTATGATCGCCTATCCGTTCCGGCTCTTGCAGTGCTGCCTCGTCACCGACGGCGGCGGTGCGTTGATCCTGACCTCGGCCGACCGCGCCAAGGATTTTCCGAGCAAGCCCATCTACATCATGGGCACTGGCGAGAGCGTGGAAACGCCGATGGTCAGCCAGATGGAAACGTTCAATTCCTCGCGCGCGTTTAAAACCGCAGGCCCCCTCGCCTTCAAGGAGGCTGGCATCGCGCACAAGGACGTCGACCATCTCATGATCTACGATGCCTTCGCGCATCTGCCGCTGTTCGGCCTCGGCGATCTCGGCTTCATGCCGCATGAGGAGACGGGCAAATTCATCGCCGACGGCAACACGCGGCCCGGCGGGAAACTGCCGCTTAACACCAATGGCGGCGGATTGAGCTACATGCATTCGGGCATGTACGGCATGTACGCACTCCAGGAGAGCGTACGCCAGATGCGCGGGATTGCGCCGGCACAGGTGCCGAATGCGAAGATTTCGGTGTGCCACGGCGTCGGCGGCATGTTCGCGGCAAGTGGCACGATCGTGTTTACGAACGAGAGGTAA
- a CDS encoding Zn-ribbon domain-containing OB-fold protein has product MAEPQRARPKPTPETQHFWDGTKAGELRLQRCDACAHVYFPPRPFCPSCASRKVSIFKASGKGFLYSYVINHRPAAPGFTPPYAIAVVELAEGPRMMSNIIDCPQTPEALELDMKLEVAFQALDDKITLPVFRPAKG; this is encoded by the coding sequence ATGGCCGAACCGCAGCGCGCGCGCCCGAAACCGACGCCGGAGACCCAGCATTTCTGGGACGGCACGAAAGCGGGCGAATTGCGTTTGCAGCGCTGCGACGCCTGCGCGCATGTCTATTTCCCACCGCGCCCGTTCTGCCCGTCCTGCGCCTCGCGCAAGGTCAGCATCTTCAAGGCGAGTGGCAAGGGTTTCCTCTACAGCTACGTGATCAATCACCGTCCCGCCGCTCCCGGCTTCACGCCGCCTTATGCGATCGCGGTGGTCGAGCTCGCCGAAGGACCGCGGATGATGAGCAACATCATCGATTGTCCGCAGACGCCGGAGGCGCTTGAGCTCGACATGAAGCTCGAGGTCGCCTTCCAGGCGCTCGACGACAAGATCACCCTCCCCGTGTTCCGTCCGGCGAAGGGATAG